The Geomonas agri genome contains the following window.
CCCGCCACCATCTTGCCAGCATCGGAAGGGGCTGCCAACCCAGTAAGGTAGGCAAGGATGTTGCCGAAGATGTCGATCTCCTCTCCACAGAACGAGAAGTTCACGTAGCTCAACAGGAAGGGCTCGGGGCGGCAGCGGTTACGGATATAGTGGCGCATCAGCCTGACCCGTTTCTGGTCCGGTATCGCGTTGTCGAAGGGGTTGAAGAGAAGTCGGGCAAAGCTTTGGGTTTCCCGGGCAGTAGGGAGATCATACAACCGCTTGGCCCAGTACCAGAGAGCGTTGCTGTAGAGAACGAAGCCGCTTCTGGGCATTATGTCCGCCCAATCGGAACAGTCGTTTTGCTGCAGCAGGTACCACTCCTGGTGTTCCTGGCATTCCAGCCAGTTCAGTGCGCGCACAACGTTGGCGGAAAGCCTTGCCGTCAGACCGAGTTGCGGCGCCCTACGGTCGACGAAGTGCACGGCGATCAGCCACCAGATGGTGGCGTCCACGCAGCCGGCATACCAGAAGTCGACCTCGGCCAGCTCCGGTTTGACGAACTTCGGGATCTGGCCGTTGCGCGCCTGATGCTGCGCCAGGGTAAGCAGCCCTGCCTCGGCCGACTGCAGCAGATTGCCGTCACCTGAAAGGGCCATGCCGAGAGCACAGATGGCGGCGTCGCGACCGAAGATGGAATCGTAGTTGCGCCCCGACGACTTGGCGTTCCTGGCGGAAGCGAGCACACCGGCCGGGGACGAGTTTTCGTCCAGCAGGCGCAGGGCCTCACGGTAACATTCGTCAAGCAGGAGGTCTTCGCCGTCCGGTATCGCCGTCACTCCGGTGTTGCAGCGATGCGAGGTCACTTGAGCTGCACCATCTGGTAGCTCGCCTGCCCCTTCTTTACCCGGACCACGATAATGTGGTTGACCCGCTCGCCGTAACGGCTCACCCAGACCAACGGCGCGCCTGCACCGCCTGAGATGAAAGCGGGCACGCCGCCGAAGACACTTGCATCGTAGAGATGGGAGTGCGCGAAGAAAAGCCCCCTGACGGTGGGCGCAGCCGCGACCATGCGCTCCAGTTCAGCAGCCCCCTTGGAGAAAGTATGACCGCGCCAGCGTTTGGTTTCGGGGGGGACGTGCATGGCCACGAAGGTGGTTCCCGGGGCGGAGACGAGTTCCTTCTTGAGGTAGTCAAGCTCGACAGGGTGGAGTCCGTCCCGGGAGTTGTCCAGGGCGATTACCTTCAGGCCAAACCGGACGACGGAGACGTCAAAGTGCGGGGGAGCGATCTCTTTGGTGAAGACCTTCGGGTTCTCGTGGTTACCCAGTACCACGAAGACCGGAATTCCGGGAACGTTCTTCTCCAACAGGGACAGGAAGTTGGCAGTTTCCTCTTCGCCTCCCTCGGTAGAGTAGTCCCCGCCATGCAGGATGAAGAGTGGCTTAAAGCCGGCGGCGGTGCGCAGCGCCTTGGTGAAGATGGCGTCGTTGGAGCGGCTGTCCCCCATGACCACGAAACAGTACTCGTCGGCCTGGGCGTGGCGGGCTCTCTGCTCAAGTTGGGCGGTGGAGCGCTGGAACAGCGTATCGGCGTAGGAAACGGAGGTAAGAAACAGGCAAAGCAGGAACAGGAGACCGGTCAACGGCCCCCTGCCAGGGGTGGTGGAGTTAGCTGTTGACGACATACTGCTTGTTGCTCTAAATGCAGAGCTTGCACAATTTCTCAATGCTGGCTACCTGACTGTCAGTGAGTCCGGTTGTATCCGGCAGACGAAAAGTACGGCAATCACAGCAATAGCAGAGAATACCAAGGTCAAGTCCGAGTTCCTCATCAAGCATCACTGTGCCCCCAACAAAGATTTGCAAGAGCTAATGTTTCAGGCATCCTATCACAGACACTGGAAGCAAGCAACACCATTAAACGTGGTCACGAAGAGTCTGATAGTGATTCAAATTCTGGATCAGCTTCTGGCCAGCGACCGATGTTTCTTCGAGGCGGAACGGACCTTTCCTGCGTCGTTCCTGGCGACCTTGGTTACCTTGCCGCCACGGTGCCCAGCGCGGGCCTGCAAGGTGCGGCGACCGGGCTTGACGGAGCACTTGGCGGCGTGACGGTCATGATGAAGCTTCAGGGACGCAAACCGTCGAACGACGGGCTCGCTAACGGCAACGGCGGTAACGACCTGTGCCTTAGTCTTCTGCTCCTCGGCTACCGGGGCCAACTCGTCGGCGATCCCCTTGAGGTCGGCTGCGGCGTAGGTAGACATGTTCCTGCGCAGTTGGTTGAAGTTGTGTACGTTACGGTAGTCGAGCCGCCTGGTCAGCATGATAACGAACATGTCCTGCTGGGGATCGATCCAGATCGAGGAACCGCTGTAGCCGGTATGGCCGAAGGAAGCTTCAGAGAAGTAGCTCCCCTTGGGTGCGGAGAATGGGGAGGCCACGTCCCAGCCCAGGGCCCGCTTGATCTTGCCGTTGTTACAGGCGTAGGGGGTGGTCATCTGGCTCACCGCCTGTTCGGAAAGGATGCGGGTCCCGTCCAGGGTGCCGCGTCCGAGGATGAGCCGGGCATAGCGCGCCAGGTCATACGCGGAGCTGAAGAGCCCCGCATGGCCTGCGACGCCTCCCAACCGACGGGCGTTCTCATCCTGCACCACGCCTCCCTGGGTGCCGGAGGTCGGAGCGATGTCGTTGCCGTCCCGGGACGGGAGGAAGGAGGTATCGCGAGTGCCCAAGGGCTCGTAGATCTGCTCGCGGCAGAACTTGTCCAGCCTCTCGCCAGTGACTCGATGCACCAGTTCGCCGAGCAGGATGAAGTTGATATCGGCGTACTCGAAGCCGGTGCCGGCACCGCGGAAGCGTTCCGCCGCGACTTTGCGTACCAGCCCCTCCACCGAGCCACCCTGCCCCACCATGACGTCGGAGAGGCCCGAGGTATGGGTCATCAGGTGCAGGATGGTGATGTTCCCCTTGTCGGTGCCCGCAAACTCCGGGTACCACTTCGAGAGCGGGTCGGTCAGGGAGATGCGCCCTTCGTCGAGGAGCTTGATCACCGCCGGTGTGGTGGCGATGACCTTGGTAAGCGAGGCGACATCGAAGAGGGTCCGGGCGGTGATGGCCGGGGCACCCGCTGCGGCGCTGAGCTGGCCGCGGGCGGCGGTAGCGATGATCCCCTCGTGATTGCCGACCACGACAACGCCGCCGGCGATGAGATTTTCGGACATGGCCCGCTCCAGCAGCAGGTCGAGGTTGGCTGTAGAGATGCCACCCGTGGTGCCGGGATCGACCAAGGCTTGGGCTTTGATTGGGGATACAAGCGATAACAGCAGGAGTATCAGGAGAATAACGCGCACGAGCTTCCTTTTAAGATCTGTGCTGCCACAGATTTTCAGTTAGGACTGCGGTTGATGTTCAGGTGGAGCAGCATTGAGTAGAGGGAAGAAACGCTGCAATCCGGTAAGCACGACAGGAGCTAGGATACAGGAGAGGCCGGTTAAATTTTGTGACGGAGGTCACCATTTTGCCAGCCAAACCCGCGTTCCACCGCAATAAATTTCGCGACGGCCTCAGGCAGTTTACTTTGTCTACGGGATGGGATGCAAGAGATCTTTCAGTGCCCCCCCTCACCCGGTAAAGGATTCCTTCATCATGCGCCGCCCCTCGTTGACGAACGGACCTACGAAGTGCTGCGCGCCCCCACGCGTCCCCCCCCTTTGCGAAGACTGACAGAGGGGATTTGATTGTGGTCTGCAAAGGTCAGAGGCTATCCAGCAAAAGATGCTGGGGATCTGGCGCAGCAGCTTGATGTAGACGAATTAGGCATAAGCTAATGGGAGCTAAAGAAACAAAAACCTGACGGCAAATCCCCCCGGTCCCCCCTTTGCAAAGTGGGGACCGTGATGGCAGCGCAGCCACTGTCAATCGAACTCAACGCTCTTGCAGGCCTTACCAAAACAAAAAAAAGGCCCCGGGATTTTTCCCCCGGGGCCTCCTGGTGCGGATGGTTTCAGCTGGTGCTACGGCTTACTTCATGCTGGGCAGGTCGTGGACGTCGAGGTGGCAGCCCAGGCAGTTCGGGAAACGGGTCAGGATGGACGCCGGATGCGGAGCCTTGTGGCACTCGGTGCACTGCGGGATGTAGCCGTGCTTGGACTTGTGGCAGGAAGCACAGGCAACCTTGGAGTGACGCGCCTTGGAGTTGAACAGCTTAGCTGCAACCTTGCTGTGGCA
Protein-coding sequences here:
- a CDS encoding amylo-alpha-1,6-glucosidase, whose product is MTSHRCNTGVTAIPDGEDLLLDECYREALRLLDENSSPAGVLASARNAKSSGRNYDSIFGRDAAICALGMALSGDGNLLQSAEAGLLTLAQHQARNGQIPKFVKPELAEVDFWYAGCVDATIWWLIAVHFVDRRAPQLGLTARLSANVVRALNWLECQEHQEWYLLQQNDCSDWADIMPRSGFVLYSNALWYWAKRLYDLPTARETQSFARLLFNPFDNAIPDQKRVRLMRHYIRNRCRPEPFLLSYVNFSFCGEEIDIFGNILAYLTGLAAPSDAGKMVAGVTALNANVPHPVRVVGTPIEVGSPRWRPYMQRHRQNLPWQYHNGGAWPFVGGFWVILLATLGERCAARAELVKLALSCKVNCWEFNEWFHGQTGQPMGMPRQSWNAALYILAYRTVLCGARIFP
- a CDS encoding metallophosphoesterase family protein, with translation MSSTANSTTPGRGPLTGLLFLLCLFLTSVSYADTLFQRSTAQLEQRARHAQADEYCFVVMGDSRSNDAIFTKALRTAAGFKPLFILHGGDYSTEGGEEETANFLSLLEKNVPGIPVFVVLGNHENPKVFTKEIAPPHFDVSVVRFGLKVIALDNSRDGLHPVELDYLKKELVSAPGTTFVAMHVPPETKRWRGHTFSKGAAELERMVAAAPTVRGLFFAHSHLYDASVFGGVPAFISGGAGAPLVWVSRYGERVNHIIVVRVKKGQASYQMVQLK
- a CDS encoding serine hydrolase domain-containing protein; its protein translation is MRVILLILLLLSLVSPIKAQALVDPGTTGGISTANLDLLLERAMSENLIAGGVVVVGNHEGIIATAARGQLSAAAGAPAITARTLFDVASLTKVIATTPAVIKLLDEGRISLTDPLSKWYPEFAGTDKGNITILHLMTHTSGLSDVMVGQGGSVEGLVRKVAAERFRGAGTGFEYADINFILLGELVHRVTGERLDKFCREQIYEPLGTRDTSFLPSRDGNDIAPTSGTQGGVVQDENARRLGGVAGHAGLFSSAYDLARYARLILGRGTLDGTRILSEQAVSQMTTPYACNNGKIKRALGWDVASPFSAPKGSYFSEASFGHTGYSGSSIWIDPQQDMFVIMLTRRLDYRNVHNFNQLRRNMSTYAAADLKGIADELAPVAEEQKTKAQVVTAVAVSEPVVRRFASLKLHHDRHAAKCSVKPGRRTLQARAGHRGGKVTKVARNDAGKVRSASKKHRSLARS